The Brassica napus cultivar Da-Ae chromosome C7, Da-Ae, whole genome shotgun sequence genome has a segment encoding these proteins:
- the LOC125590232 gene encoding CTP synthase-like, translating into MKYVLVTGGVVSGLGKGVTASSIGVLLKACGLRVTSIKIDPYLNTDAGTMSPFEHGEVFVLDDGGEVDLDLGNYERFLDIKLTRDNNITTGKIYQHVIAKERKGDYLGKTVQVVPHITDAIQEWIERVAAIPVDGEDGPADVCVIELGGTIGDIESAPFIEALGQFSYRVGQGNFCLVHVSLVPVLNVVGEQKTKPTQHSVRGLRGSGLIPDILACRSTKALEENVKEKLAQFCHVPLENIFTLYDVPNIWHIPRLLKDQKAHLVISKVLNLASIVKEPYLEEWTSRAELCANLHVPVRIAVVGKYTSLSDAYLSVLKALLHAAVACRKKLVVDWVPACDLEKETEKENPNAYKAAWKLLKGVDGVLVPGGFGDRGVEGKILAAKYARENKIPFLGICLGMQVAVIEFARSVLCLHDADSTEFKPQTKHPCIIFMPEGSRTHMGGTMRLGSRKSIFSVKDSKSAKLYGNKTFVDERHRHRYEVNPDMVERLEKAGLSFAAKDETGKRMEIVELPSHPFFIGAQFHPEYKSRPGKASPLFLGLIAASCGELDSVMNPSSAHQHLISNCPKNVFVNGNSKKASNGLADVRHNNGYCNGLYTR; encoded by the exons ATGAAGTACGTGCTTGTAACAGGAGGTGTTGTGAGTGGACTAGGCAAAGGAGTAACAGCAAGTAGTATCGGTGTTCTTCTTAAAGCTTGTGGTCTTCGTGTTACTTCTATCAAAATCG ATCCTTATCTAAACACCGATGCTGGAACCATGTCTCCCTTTGAACACGGTGAAGTGTTTGTCCTGGACGATGGTGGTGAG GTGGATCTTGATCTTGGAAACTACGAGAGGTTCTTAGACATCAAATTAACCAGAGACAATAACATCACTACTGGGAAAATTTACCAG CATGTAATTGCCAAAGAAAGGAAAGGAGATTACCTGGGAAAGACTGTTCAG GTTGTTCctcatatcactgatgcaattcAAGAATGGATAGAGAGAGTTGCTGCTATTCCTGTTGATGGAGAGGATGGTCCTGCTGATGTCTGCGTTATCGAATTAGGAGGAACTATAG GTGATATTGAATCTGCACCGTTTATTGAAGCACTTGGTCAATTCTCTTACCGTGTAG GACAAGGGAATTTCTGTCTTGTCCACGTCAGCCTTGTGCCTGTGCTTAATGTTGTTGGTGAACAG aaaactaaaCCGACACAGCATAGTGTCCGGGGCCTACGAGGCTCGGGCTTGATACCTGATATCTTAGCTTGTCGGAGCACAAAG GCACTTGAAGAGAATGTGAAAGAAAAGCTAGCTCAGTTTTGCCATGTCCCT CTTGAGAATATCTTCACTCTATATGATGTTCCCAACATTTGGCACATTCCTCGTTTGCTTAAA GATCAGAAGGCTCACTTGGTTATCTCCAAAGTGCTCAATCTTGCTAG TATTGTTAAAGAACCTTATCTGGAGGAATGGACTTCCAGAGCCGAACTATGTGCCAACTTACATGTGCCG GTGAGAATCGCTGTTGTGGGGAAATATACCAGCCTCTCTGATGCCTATCTCTCTGTCTTGAAG GCTCTCTTACATGCTGCTGTGGCTTGCCgcaaaaagctcgtagttgattGGGTTCCTGCTTGTGATCTTGAAAAGGAAACTGAGAAAGAG AATCCAAATGCGTATAAAGCTGCTTGGAAGTTGCTGAAG GGTGTAGATGGAGTTCTTGTACCTGGAGGATTTGGTGATAGGGGAGTGGAAGGAAAGATCCTTGCTGCAAAGTATGCTCGAGAAAACAAAATCCCTTTCCTCGGTATATGTCTTGGGATGCAGGTCGCTGTCATCGAGTTTGCACGATCAGTTCTCTGCTTGCACGACGCAGACAGCACAGAATTCAAACCTCAAACTAAGCATCCATGCATTATATTCATGCCTGAG GGTTCAAGAACTCATATGGGAGGCACTATGCGCCTAGGATCAAGAAAATCCATCTTCAGTGTCAAAGACAGCAAATCCGCCAAACT CTATGGGAACAAAACCTTTGTTGATGAGAGGCATCGCCATAGATACGAGGTGAATCCTGATATGGTTGAGCGACTAGAGAAGGCTGGTCTCTCTTTTGCTGCAAAAGATGAAACTGGCAAACGCATGGAG ATTGTTGAACTTCCAAGTCATCCTTTCTTCATTGGTGCTCAGTTCCATCCAGAGTACAAATCCAGACCCGGGAAAGCTTCTCCTCTCTTCTTAG GACTCATTGCAGCATCTTGTGGTGAGCTAGACTCAGTCATGAATCCATCCTCTGCTCATCAACATCTGATTAGTAACTGTCCAAAAAACGTTTTCGTCAATGGAAACTCAAAGAAAGCTTCCAATGGCTTGGCTGATGTAAGACACAACAACGGATACTGCAACGGCCTCTACACTAGATAG